Proteins from a genomic interval of Terriglobales bacterium:
- a CDS encoding DUF4198 domain-containing protein gives MSRMRFLLIGATLLGWLTANCVAHDLWLVAETRGGTKRVCARIGEHFPESMNAVTADRVERFQVRTGGGVRALAGAKRGKQFCAPGAPQAGVAEMIVAPRYIRLAAEDFNGYIEGEGFKDVIRARKESGKDASEGRELYSRYTKLLLGANGAAASEALGHALEIVPDKDPASLAKDEPLRVRVLFLGKPLAGVRVSAMYTGAMVKGHEFPVTAETDANGRAELKLDRPGLWYARLIHMVEAQGDPEIDWRSFFATLTFEVPARQ, from the coding sequence ATGTCCAGGATGCGGTTTTTGTTGATTGGCGCGACCTTGCTGGGTTGGTTGACCGCGAACTGCGTAGCCCATGACCTGTGGCTGGTGGCGGAGACGAGGGGCGGTACGAAGAGAGTGTGCGCGCGCATCGGCGAACACTTTCCCGAGTCCATGAACGCGGTGACGGCGGACCGTGTGGAGCGCTTTCAGGTGCGCACCGGTGGGGGCGTTCGAGCGCTCGCGGGAGCGAAGCGCGGCAAGCAATTCTGCGCGCCGGGAGCGCCGCAGGCTGGAGTGGCGGAGATGATCGTGGCGCCGCGCTACATCCGGCTGGCGGCAGAAGATTTCAACGGCTACATCGAGGGCGAGGGGTTCAAGGACGTGATCCGCGCCCGCAAGGAGAGCGGCAAGGACGCGAGCGAAGGTCGCGAACTGTACTCCCGCTACACCAAGCTCCTGTTGGGTGCGAACGGCGCTGCGGCGAGCGAAGCGTTAGGACACGCACTGGAGATCGTGCCGGACAAAGATCCGGCGTCACTCGCGAAAGACGAGCCGCTCAGGGTCAGGGTGTTGTTCCTGGGCAAACCGCTGGCCGGCGTGCGCGTCAGCGCGATGTATACCGGCGCGATGGTGAAGGGGCATGAATTCCCGGTGACCGCGGAAACCGACGCGAACGGCCGCGCCGAGCTGAAGCTCGACCGGCCGGGGCTGTGGTATGCGCGGCTCATCCACATGGTCGAGGCGCAAGGCGATCCGGAGATTGACTGGCGCAGCTTTTTCGCCACCCTGACGTTCGAAGTGCCCGCCCGACAATGA